ACAGTGCCACGCCGCCGAGGAGCATCCGATGGATCAACCGCCCCTTCGGCTGGTCGGCAGGCACTCCGTGAACGCCGCGCAGCAGCAGCGGGTGGTGGGCGACGATGAGCCCGACACCGCGTTCCAGCGCTTCGGAGACGGTGTCCTCGGTGGGGTCGACGCAGAGCAGCACCCGGTCCACGGCGGAGGTCGGATCACCGCAGACCAGGCCGATCGCGTCCCAGTCCTCGGCGTACTCGGGCGGGTACGCCCGCTCCAGCGCGGTGATGACGTCGGCGACGGTGGCGCTCACGGACGGTCCCCCTTCACGACATTCGCGTGTCGCGCAGCAGATCGGACAGGGCCGCGCACAGCAGGCGGGTCCGCTCGGCAGACCGCACCGCGACGCGAAGATGATCCTCGGTCAGTCCGGGAAAGGTATCGCACCGACGGACCGCGACTCCCCGCTGACGCAGGCCCCGGCGCACCCCGGCTCCGTCGGGCACCGTCAGAAGCAGGAACGGGGCCGAGGCAGGCTGGTGGACGCGTAACGCGGCGAAGACGGTCAGCTCCTCGATCATCTCCCGGCGACGGGCGGCGAGATCGCCTGCGGCGGCCTCGGCCTCGGCGACCGCCGCAGGCGAACAGCAGGCCTGGACCGCGACGTGGACCAGGCTCCCGACCGGCCAGTGCGGTCGACGCGCGGCCAGCCTGGCCACCAGTGCCGGCGCGGCCAGGGCGTAGCCCGCCCGCAGCCCGGCCAGCGCCCAGGTCTTCGTGAGGCTGCGCACCACCACGAGCCCGGGGACCTCGCCGTCGCCTGCGAGTGACTCGGCCTCGCCGGGCACGACGTCGATGAAGGCCTCGTCCACCACCAGGGTCCGCCCAGGACGGGCCAGCGAGCGGACGACCTCCGCCGGATGCAGCACCGAGGTGGGGTTCGTCGGATTCCCCAGCACGACGAGATCGGCGTCGGCCGGGACGAGTTCCGGCCGGAGGCGGTAGCCGTCGGCGGCGGAGAGCACGACCCTGCTGATCGGCACCCCCGCCTGACGAAGCGCCAGCTCGGGCTCGGTGAAGGAGGGGTGCACGACGGCGGCGTGCCGGGGCCGCAGTTCAGGGAGCAGTGCGAAGCACTCGGCGGCGCCGTTCAGCACCAGCACCTCTTCCGGCGGCCTGCCGTGTCGCGCGGCGACGGCGGACCGGGTGGCGGCGTCCTCGGCGGGCGAGGGGTAGCGGCCGAGGTCGGCAAGGCCCGCGGCGAGTCGGTCCCGTAACCAGCGCGGCGGCGCGTCGAGCCGGACGTTGACGGCGAAGTCCAGCAGGCCCGCCGTCGCCTCGACGTCGCCGTGATGGCGCAGCGCGGCGAGGCCGGGCTCGGGGTCGGACCGGTGCCCGACGGGGAGGGGCCTGTCGACCGATGGCGCCCCGCTGCCGTGGTCGGCCCGATCGCGCTCGCGGGCCGGGGCGGCCGCCGGTGGGCGGGCGGCGGCCGCCGGGGACGGCAAGCCGTGCCCGACCGCCGGACCGTGGTGCCGATCGCCGCTGCTCATCGGCGGGAGTCTAGGCACTCGCCGCCCGGAG
The Actinoalloteichus fjordicus DNA segment above includes these coding regions:
- the cobC gene encoding Rv2231c family pyridoxal phosphate-dependent protein CobC, with protein sequence MSSGDRHHGPAVGHGLPSPAAAARPPAAAPARERDRADHGSGAPSVDRPLPVGHRSDPEPGLAALRHHGDVEATAGLLDFAVNVRLDAPPRWLRDRLAAGLADLGRYPSPAEDAATRSAVAARHGRPPEEVLVLNGAAECFALLPELRPRHAAVVHPSFTEPELALRQAGVPISRVVLSAADGYRLRPELVPADADLVVLGNPTNPTSVLHPAEVVRSLARPGRTLVVDEAFIDVVPGEAESLAGDGEVPGLVVVRSLTKTWALAGLRAGYALAAPALVARLAARRPHWPVGSLVHVAVQACCSPAAVAEAEAAAGDLAARRREMIEELTVFAALRVHQPASAPFLLLTVPDGAGVRRGLRQRGVAVRRCDTFPGLTEDHLRVAVRSAERTRLLCAALSDLLRDTRMS